The following are from one region of the Alicyclobacillus fastidiosus genome:
- a CDS encoding GntR family transcriptional regulator, which yields MRLDINPRASDPIYLQIIRGVKSAVARGILAPGDKLSSVRELATELAVNHNTVARAYQELERDKVIEVIVGRGTFVSLNPKPPNLEERIQEMKNSVKTWLVEAHHLGMTANQFLDMVQQVVREWNDLEGERSDDHKL from the coding sequence ATGCGGTTGGACATCAACCCAAGAGCGAGCGATCCGATTTATCTCCAAATCATTCGAGGTGTTAAGTCGGCAGTGGCACGGGGGATCTTGGCTCCCGGTGACAAGCTATCGTCTGTACGTGAGCTAGCCACCGAACTTGCTGTGAATCACAACACGGTTGCCAGGGCTTATCAGGAGCTAGAGCGAGATAAGGTGATCGAGGTCATTGTTGGCCGAGGGACTTTCGTCAGTCTGAATCCGAAACCCCCAAACCTTGAAGAGCGCATTCAAGAGATGAAAAATTCAGTGAAAACGTGGCTCGTTGAGGCTCATCACCTTGGTATGACAGCCAATCAGTTTTTAGATATGGTGCAGCAAGTGGTTCGGGAATGGAACGATTTGGAGGGGGAACGTAGCGATGACCACAAACTTTGA